One genomic segment of Gammaproteobacteria bacterium includes these proteins:
- a CDS encoding sulfotransferase domain-containing protein encodes MVSGARLRHLVTKSPLKYPINWIQHRGLQPSDVFVAAYPKSGSTWLRFLIYQLIRGEPGSFERVNDELPDVGYHAKAPGLLPEGARIIKTHEPYRFSYRRALYMVRDPRDIVISEYHYQIWANIITDRMPFDKFFASFLSGKVNRYGAWDQHVASWLKARDDGRAEVHVIRFEDMKRNAVEVLGSVAAFLNIPASSSLLDAIIEANSVQNMRKMEDQARQGVFKNKSTQTNFVRKGKSGGWRGVLSAHHLAKLESRFGPIMERLGYALESKTSVL; translated from the coding sequence ATGGTTTCTGGGGCTAGATTACGACATCTTGTTACGAAGTCACCGCTCAAGTATCCTATCAACTGGATACAACACAGAGGTCTTCAACCGTCTGACGTTTTCGTGGCTGCCTATCCCAAGTCTGGAAGTACATGGCTACGTTTCTTGATATACCAGCTTATCCGTGGAGAGCCTGGTAGTTTCGAGCGGGTCAACGACGAACTGCCTGACGTAGGCTACCATGCTAAGGCTCCTGGCCTGTTGCCGGAAGGGGCTCGGATCATCAAGACGCATGAGCCATACCGGTTTTCCTATCGTAGGGCTCTCTACATGGTGCGGGACCCTCGGGATATCGTCATATCAGAATACCATTACCAGATCTGGGCCAATATTATAACGGACCGAATGCCATTCGATAAGTTTTTTGCCTCATTTCTGTCTGGTAAGGTAAATCGCTATGGGGCATGGGATCAGCATGTAGCTTCATGGTTGAAAGCTCGGGATGATGGGCGAGCTGAGGTGCATGTGATACGCTTTGAGGATATGAAGCGTAATGCCGTTGAAGTACTCGGCAGTGTCGCTGCCTTCTTGAATATCCCCGCTTCGTCGTCGTTGCTGGATGCGATCATTGAGGCCAACTCCGTGCAGAATATGCGAAAGATGGAGGACCAAGCCCGACAGGGTGTCTTTAAAAACAAAAGCACACAGACGAACTTCGTCCGTAAGGGCAAAAGTGGTGGCTGGCGCGGTGTCCTATCGGCTCATCACCTGGCGAAGTTGGAGTCGCGGTTTGGGCCAATAATGGAACGCCTCGGCTATGCTCTCGAATCCAAGACGTCAGTCCTCTGA
- a CDS encoding glycosyltransferase, with product MKILAAHNYYQVRGGEESIFETEVDLLKAHGHEVLLYTIHNDLIRNMGRLEVAWATFWNDAIYDEFRALVREHRPDIVHFHNTFPLISPAAYYAVRREGVPVVQTINNYRILCPKAQFFRKGRVCEACIDKRFKWPGIQYACYRDDRLASVVVTGMLAMHWYKGTWTEAVDAYVLGLTEFARQKFIEAGLPSEKLFLKPNFVHPEPVPGKGKGRYALFIGRLSEEKGIHTLLEAWQRLSIPLKIAGDGPLRELVSEVAVQHKFIEYLGRVSGDEVLNLMGDATFLVFPSVWYEGLPRTIVESFARGTPIIASNLGAMSSLITHAQNGLLFTPGKAQELAQQVQMLWDAPDQQIALRRGARAEYEAKYTAERNYEMLMAIYEQAIAQKAKNS from the coding sequence ATGAAGATTCTTGCCGCACACAATTATTACCAGGTCCGGGGAGGTGAGGAATCTATTTTCGAGACGGAAGTGGATCTGCTGAAAGCCCATGGGCACGAAGTCCTCCTCTACACGATCCACAACGATCTGATTAGGAATATGGGCCGTCTGGAAGTGGCCTGGGCGACATTTTGGAATGATGCGATTTATGACGAGTTTCGCGCTTTGGTTCGTGAACATCGCCCCGATATCGTCCACTTTCATAATACCTTTCCTCTGATTTCTCCGGCGGCCTACTACGCGGTTCGCCGGGAGGGGGTACCGGTTGTTCAGACCATCAACAACTACCGGATTCTCTGTCCGAAAGCTCAGTTCTTTCGAAAAGGGCGTGTGTGCGAGGCGTGCATCGACAAACGATTCAAATGGCCGGGCATACAGTATGCATGTTACCGGGACGATCGATTGGCTTCGGTCGTTGTCACCGGGATGCTAGCAATGCACTGGTACAAAGGCACGTGGACGGAAGCCGTCGATGCCTATGTGCTTGGACTGACTGAGTTCGCCAGGCAGAAGTTTATTGAGGCAGGTTTGCCATCAGAGAAGTTATTCCTTAAACCGAACTTCGTGCACCCCGAGCCCGTTCCGGGTAAGGGAAAAGGCAGATACGCTCTGTTTATCGGTCGGCTTTCAGAAGAGAAGGGAATCCACACCTTGTTGGAGGCTTGGCAGCGCCTTTCCATTCCGTTGAAAATCGCAGGGGACGGGCCTCTACGAGAGCTAGTATCTGAGGTTGCTGTTCAACATAAGTTCATTGAGTATCTGGGGCGAGTTTCTGGCGATGAGGTACTTAATCTAATGGGTGATGCGACCTTCCTGGTATTTCCGTCCGTCTGGTACGAAGGGCTACCTCGGACGATTGTGGAGTCATTTGCTCGAGGGACGCCCATAATCGCTTCGAATCTGGGAGCAATGAGTAGCCTGATAACGCATGCTCAGAATGGGCTCTTGTTTACCCCGGGAAAAGCACAAGAACTGGCTCAGCAGGTCCAGATGCTATGGGATGCTCCAGATCAGCAAATAGCTCTGCGTCGTGGCGCTCGCGCCGAGTACGAGGCGAAGTACACTGCGGAGCGCAATTACGAGATGCTGATGGCGATCTACGAGCAGGCGATTGCTCAAAAGGCGAAGAACTCATGA
- a CDS encoding glycosyltransferase, with the protein MRRRETSPSVVPVLGLPLFARDIPAAVDLVVQGCLQATSESPRCISATGAHGLVHAQEDPAFRELLESFYLNLPDGKPAVWIGRWKGAHAMQRCYGPDFFAAVMEATASLPVRHFFCGGKEGVADRLREAVAEKFGNRNVVGTHCPPFRPLTDDEFAALGAEIDAVGAHVVWIGISTPKQERFAADLARHTQA; encoded by the coding sequence ATGAGACGTAGAGAGACATCCCCGTCCGTCGTGCCTGTCCTCGGCCTGCCCCTTTTCGCACGGGACATTCCGGCAGCGGTTGATCTCGTCGTGCAAGGATGTCTGCAGGCTACGAGTGAGTCGCCTCGATGTATCAGCGCCACCGGGGCGCATGGATTAGTGCATGCGCAGGAAGATCCTGCTTTCAGGGAGTTGCTGGAATCGTTCTATTTGAATCTACCGGATGGAAAACCTGCCGTATGGATCGGCCGCTGGAAGGGAGCCCACGCGATGCAGCGCTGCTACGGCCCAGATTTTTTCGCAGCCGTGATGGAGGCCACGGCCTCGCTGCCCGTTCGACACTTTTTCTGCGGGGGGAAAGAAGGAGTAGCGGATCGGCTCCGGGAAGCCGTGGCTGAGAAGTTCGGCAATCGGAACGTGGTAGGGACACACTGTCCCCCGTTTCGCCCGCTCACGGACGACGAATTTGCTGCTCTAGGGGCCGAGATCGACGCCGTCGGGGCGCATGTCGTCTGGATCGGTATCAGCACCCCCAAACAGGAGCGTTTCGCAGCGGATCTGGCCCGGCATACGCAGGC